A section of the Jatrophihabitans sp. genome encodes:
- the rpsM gene encoding 30S ribosomal protein S13: MARLAGVDLPREKRMVIALTYIYGVGPTRAKETLEATGISPDLRARDLSDEDLVKLRNHLEGNYKVEGDLRREVAADIRRKIEIGCYQGLRHRRGLPVHGQRTKTNARTRKGPKKTMAGKKKAKK; this comes from the coding sequence ATGGCACGTCTTGCCGGCGTTGACCTGCCCCGCGAGAAGCGGATGGTCATCGCGCTCACCTACATCTACGGCGTCGGACCGACCCGCGCGAAGGAAACCCTCGAGGCCACCGGCATCAGCCCGGACCTTCGGGCCCGTGACCTGAGCGACGAGGACCTGGTCAAGCTGCGCAACCACCTCGAAGGCAATTACAAGGTCGAGGGTGACCTGCGCCGTGAGGTGGCCGCCGACATCCGCCGCAAGATCGAGATCGGCTGCTACCAGGGTCTGCGGCACCGCCGTGGCCTGCCGGTGCACGGCCAGCGCACCAAGACCAACGCGCGTACCCGCAAGGGCCCGAAGAAGACGATGGCCGGCAAGAAGAAGGCCAAGAAGTAA
- the infA gene encoding translation initiation factor IF-1 has product MAKKDGAIEVEGKVVEPLPNAMFRVELSNGHKVLAHISGKMRQHYIRILPEDRVVVELSPYDLTRGRIVYRYK; this is encoded by the coding sequence ATGGCCAAAAAGGACGGGGCCATCGAGGTCGAGGGCAAAGTGGTCGAGCCACTGCCCAACGCGATGTTCCGGGTGGAGCTGAGCAACGGGCACAAGGTGCTCGCTCACATCAGCGGCAAGATGCGCCAGCACTACATTCGCATCCTGCCCGAAGACCGGGTCGTGGTGGAGCTATCGCCCTACGACCTCACCCGCGGGCGGATCGTCTACCGCTACAAGTAA
- the rpmJ gene encoding 50S ribosomal protein L36 — translation MKVKPSVKPICDKCKVIRRHGRVMVICENLRHKQRQG, via the coding sequence GTGAAGGTCAAGCCCAGCGTCAAACCGATCTGCGACAAGTGCAAGGTCATCCGTCGCCACGGTCGGGTCATGGTCATCTGCGAGAACCTGCGCCACAAGCAGCGCCAGGGCTGA
- a CDS encoding LLM class flavin-dependent oxidoreductase, whose translation MSILDLAPVSSNADTSEALRNTTELARRAEAWGYQRFWVAEHHNMPAIASSSPAVLLAHLAAMTRTIRVGSGGVMLPNHAPLVVAEQFGTLESLHPGRIDLGIGRAPGTDQRTALALRRTMQGLSAEDFPAELTELIAMLAGDPTRPQAVPTAAGLPQVWLLGSSDFSARLAGLLGLPFSFAHHFSAASTEPALAVYRQSFRPSQWLDEPYAMVAVSATCADTDEYAEYLAKPGWLAFLRLRAGAPIRLPTPEEAAAYQFSPAERAFVEQRRIGQALGSPATVAGQLSELLGRTGADELMLTNQVYELADRLRSYQLIAELSERPAVGPAGSLCLTL comes from the coding sequence TTGTCCATCCTGGATCTGGCGCCGGTCAGCAGCAACGCCGACACCTCCGAAGCCCTGCGTAACACCACCGAACTGGCGCGCCGGGCCGAGGCCTGGGGCTACCAGCGCTTCTGGGTCGCGGAGCACCACAACATGCCGGCGATCGCCAGCTCGTCACCGGCAGTGCTGCTGGCCCACCTGGCGGCGATGACCCGCACCATCCGGGTCGGCTCCGGCGGCGTGATGCTGCCCAATCACGCGCCGCTGGTGGTGGCCGAGCAGTTCGGCACCCTGGAGTCGCTGCACCCCGGCCGGATCGACCTCGGGATCGGTCGGGCGCCGGGAACCGACCAGCGGACCGCCCTGGCACTGCGCCGCACGATGCAGGGCCTGTCGGCCGAGGACTTCCCCGCCGAGCTGACCGAGCTGATCGCCATGCTGGCCGGCGACCCGACCAGGCCGCAGGCCGTGCCGACCGCGGCCGGGCTGCCCCAGGTGTGGCTGCTGGGCTCCAGCGACTTCAGCGCGCGGCTGGCCGGGCTGCTGGGTCTGCCGTTCTCATTCGCCCATCACTTCTCGGCCGCCAGCACCGAGCCGGCGCTGGCCGTCTATCGCCAGAGCTTCCGGCCCTCGCAGTGGCTGGACGAGCCGTACGCCATGGTCGCGGTCAGCGCGACCTGCGCCGACACCGATGAATACGCCGAGTACCTGGCCAAGCCGGGCTGGCTGGCGTTCCTGCGGCTGCGCGCCGGTGCGCCGATCCGGCTACCCACCCCGGAGGAGGCCGCCGCCTATCAATTCAGTCCGGCCGAGCGCGCTTTCGTCGAGCAGCGCCGGATCGGTCAGGCGCTCGGCTCGCCGGCGACGGTGGCCGGCCAGCTCAGCGAGCTGCTCGGACGCACCGGCGCCGACGAGTTGATGCTCACCAACCAGGTCTACGAGTTGGCCGACCGGCTTCGCTCGTACCAGTTGATCGCTGAGCTGAGCGAGCGGCCGGCCGTCGGTCCCGCCGGTTCGCTGTGCCTTACCTTGTGA
- the rpsD gene encoding 30S ribosomal protein S4: MARYTGPATRISRRLNVDLVGGDAAFERRPFPPGQHGRARIKQSEYLLQLQEKQKAKYSYGVLEKQFRNYYQEATRRNGKTGDNLLQILESRLDNVVYRAGFARTRRAARQLVNHGHFLVNGHKVDIPSYRVSPLDIIDVRPKSLETTPFLIVRETLGERPTPAWLQIVPSKLRILVHQLPERSQIDIPITEQLIVELYSK, encoded by the coding sequence ATGGCTCGTTACACCGGACCCGCGACCCGCATCTCGCGTCGCCTCAACGTCGACCTCGTCGGTGGTGACGCCGCCTTCGAGCGTCGCCCCTTCCCGCCCGGCCAGCACGGCCGCGCGCGCATCAAGCAGAGCGAGTACCTGCTCCAGCTGCAGGAGAAGCAGAAGGCCAAGTACTCCTACGGCGTGCTGGAGAAGCAGTTCCGCAACTACTACCAGGAAGCCACCCGCCGCAACGGCAAGACCGGTGACAACCTGCTGCAGATCCTCGAGTCCCGGCTGGACAACGTCGTGTACCGGGCCGGTTTCGCCCGGACCCGGCGCGCGGCCCGCCAGCTGGTGAATCACGGGCACTTCCTGGTCAACGGCCACAAGGTCGACATCCCCAGCTACCGGGTCTCACCGCTGGACATCATCGACGTCCGGCCGAAGTCGCTGGAGACCACCCCGTTCCTGATCGTCCGGGAGACCCTGGGCGAGCGGCCGACGCCGGCCTGGCTGCAGATCGTGCCGTCCAAGCTGCGGATCCTGGTCCACCAGCTGCCTGAGCGCTCGCAGATCGACATCCCGATCACCGAGCAGCTGATCGTCGAGCTCTACTCGAAGTAG
- the rpsK gene encoding 30S ribosomal protein S11, protein MPPKTRAAGGVKKVRRKEKKNVAHGHAHIKSTFNNTIVSITDPQGNVISWASAGHVGFKGSRKSTPFAAQMAAENAARKAQEHGVKKVDVFVKGPGSGRETAIRSLQATGLEVGTISDVTPQPHNGCRPPKRRRV, encoded by the coding sequence ATGCCTCCCAAGACCCGCGCCGCAGGCGGCGTGAAGAAGGTCCGTCGCAAAGAGAAGAAGAACGTCGCGCACGGCCACGCTCACATCAAGAGCACGTTCAACAACACGATCGTGTCGATCACCGACCCCCAGGGCAACGTGATCAGCTGGGCCTCGGCCGGCCACGTGGGCTTCAAGGGCTCCCGCAAGTCGACTCCGTTCGCCGCCCAGATGGCCGCCGAGAACGCCGCCCGCAAGGCGCAGGAGCACGGCGTCAAAAAGGTCGACGTGTTCGTCAAGGGCCCGGGATCAGGCCGTGAGACCGCGATCCGCTCGCTGCAGGCCACCGGGCTCGAGGTCGGCACCATTTCTGACGTCACTCCTCAGCCGCACAACGGTTGCCGTCCGCCCAAGCGCCGCCGGGTCTGA